Below is a window of Aquificaceae bacterium DNA.
CCCTTTAGGCTCATAGGTGGAGAAAGGGCGGTAAAAGAACCAAGAAGGGTAGCTCTCTCCATACTTTTTGAACTTTTTCACGAAGAAGCTCTTGACCTTGAGCTCCCTACCCTTAGGTGCTTTGAGGAAAAAGAGCTTAAGAACCTTTACATAGCGTGGAAGAGGGGCATAAACTCACCCTATACGAGCTCCGTTGGTAGGCTTTTTGACGCAGTTGCATCCTTGCTTAACATAAGGCACACTTTGAGCTACGAAGGACAGGCGAGCATGATGCTTGAGGACTTGTATGACTACTCTGTGAAGGACGCTTATCCTTTTGAGTTAAAAGATGGCATCATAGACTGGAAGCCCATGTTCCTTGCTCTTATGGAGGAAAGAGAGTCTGTAAGAGCGGTTTCAAGGTTCATAAACACTTTGGCTCATATATGCCTTAGAGTAGCTCAGGAGGTCTCCTTGGAGAGGGTATGCCTTTCTGGTGGCGTTATGCAAAACGACCCTTTGGTAAGCAAGATAAAGGAACTTCTTGAAAGTGCGGGCTTTAGGGTTTATACCCATCAAAAGGTTCCACCTAACGATGGAGGTCTTAGTCTTGGTCAGGCGGTCTTTGGGGGTTTAGCGGAGGGACTATAGCTTCAATCCTTTCTTTTAAAACCCTAATTGACTCCTCTATATCTTCCCTTTGAGCTTTCGCAAGCTGTGGAAAGTGGCAAACCTCTATGGTTTCCAGTATGGGTTTGTTATCTCTGTCATAGAAAACGCCTATCCATATACCACTTATGCCCGTCTCTCTCCACTCCACAGGCTGGACCTTTGAAGAAAGACTTATCCTAACTTGACCCTCTCCAAGCACGTCAAGAAGCACCTCCCTGTCTTCCTCAGTGAGGGGCAGTTTGTTTATGTATATGATGTGCTCCTCACCCTTTTCATAAAGGTCTTTAAGAGCCTGAACCAGCTCCATTAGTATAGCGGGTGCGTTCATAAGCATGATAGAGCCTCCACATACTCACTCCATGCCCTTATGCCTTCAAGAACCCTCACTTCCTTACCTTCAGAAAAAAGCACCAAGGAAGGCAGTCTGTAGCTTCTGAGAATTTCCATGTTCTCATCTGCGTTTAGGGAGTAAAACTCAAGGCTACCAGCATAAACTCTTTCAAGCTCTGGAATAACCACATCCGTGTCAAAAACCTCTTTTATGGTGTTCTTTTTAGATTCAGACCTTACATAAAGGACAAAGGTCTTTCCAGAGGCTATAAGCTCCTTAAACTCCTGCAGGCTCAACTCTTTCATAGCTCACACCCCATCTTTCCAACTCTCTCAACACCGCAGATATAAGCTCCTCAAACCTTGACCTTACACTCTCAGAAAGTTCAAGGGAAATCTCTAAGCTCTCTGGCTCCATACCAAGGAGAACTATCTCTTTTGGAGCTTTTCCCAGCATCTGGGCTATGGCAAGCACTTCTTGAATGCCAAGCTCATGAGCGGAAACCTTTTTTCTAAAGTAAGCCTTTACCTCTTCACCCTCAAACCTATAAAGAGTGCCAGGAGGAGAGCCTCCCAGCACAGCATCCACCAGCAAAAGCCTATCAAAGCCCTCTATAAAGTAAAGGAGGTCTATACCAAGCGTTCCACCATCCATA
It encodes the following:
- a CDS encoding hydrogenase expression/formation protein; its protein translation is MLMNAPAILMELVQALKDLYEKGEEHIIYINKLPLTEEDREVLLDVLGEGQVRISLSSKVQPVEWRETGISGIWIGVFYDRDNKPILETIEVCHFPQLAKAQREDIEESIRVLKERIEAIVPPLNPQRPPDQD
- a CDS encoding thioredoxin, which encodes MKELSLQEFKELIASGKTFVLYVRSESKKNTIKEVFDTDVVIPELERVYAGSLEFYSLNADENMEILRSYRLPSLVLFSEGKEVRVLEGIRAWSEYVEALSCL
- a CDS encoding HyaD/HybD family hydrogenase maturation endopeptidase; its protein translation is MLLLGVGNVLLSDEGLGVRLVEELRRRYRFSPNVELMDGGTLGIDLLYFIEGFDRLLLVDAVLGGSPPGTLYRFEGEEVKAYFRKKVSAHELGIQEVLAIAQMLGKAPKEIVLLGMEPESLEISLELSESVRSRFEELISAVLRELERWGVSYERVEPAGV